In Rhodopirellula sp. P2, the DNA window CTCATTGCCGACGACATTGACAGTTCCATTGCCAAGCGTGACGCCACTTGGTCCGCTGACCGAAACCACGGTTGGATCAGAAACAGTCAGACTCGAGGTCAGATCATCGTCGTCGACCACTTCGTCGTTGGCCAACACATCCACCGTCAACGCATCGTTTTCATCGGTTGTGTAAGAAGAATCGTCGTCATTGGCGATCGGTCCGTCATCCGCTCCATTGATGGTGATGACCAAAGTCGAACTGCTTTGAGCACCTGCCGTGTCTTCCATCGTATAAGGAATCGTGACTTCAACGGAATCACCAGGGTCGAGCGAGTCGAATTCGGTGCCTGGTTCAAACTTAATTGAATCTCCATCGATGCTGATCGTCGAATCGCTGAGATCAAAGCCACCTGTCGAAGTTGCGACACCCAGCGGCGAAACGAGCGTAAAGTTGATGGCGGAATCCGAGTCATCCGCGTCAGTGTCGTTCGCCAAGACCGCGACCGTCGTGTCTTCATTCTCATCGATCGTTTTGGTGTCAGCAACGGCGGTTGGCGTATCGTTGGTGCCGTTGACAGTGATGACCAACTCGCCTGAATCGGAAAGACCTTCGTCATCTGTCATCGTGTAAGGAACGGTGACCGTTGCTGTGTCGCCTGCGTCCAGGCTGTCAAACGCCGTGCCTGGATTGAATGCAATTTGATTGCCAACAATGTTAAATGACGCACCACCCAAGCTTGGTACGCCCGAGACGGTGACGGTACCCAGCGAATCGAGGATGAAGTTGGCAGGGACATCGCTTGGAGCATCCGGGTCGGTGTCATTGGCAAGCACATCAAACGACTTGGTTTCGTTCTCGCCTGCGACTCCGGTGTCGTCCGTGACGACAGGTGGATCGTTGATGTCAACGATGTCGATTGTGATGGTGTGGACCGCCGAGGTCGCCGCCCCATCCGAAACTTCGTATTCGACCACGATTCCTGTCGTGATCGAAGGAGACGGTGGAGCGACAAACGTCCAGACGGAACTGCCACTCGGTGCTGTGAGTGTTCCGGTACTCGGACCGCTGACCAAGGTGTAAATCAACCCTGAATCAGGTGTTTCGACATCGTCAACAAAGGGAGCCAAATCAAACACAAAGGTTTGCCCTTCGCCAACGGCAAACGCGATGTCACTCGCCGTCGGGGTGTCGTTGACTGGGTTCACTGTTACCAGGAACGAATCCTCGACAAAATCTCCGGCAGTATCCGTCGCACGCACCGTAATTGTTGCGGTTCCATTTTGGTCGGGCTGATAGTCCAGAATCAGATCCGTTCCAGAAACGGAAATTGCGGCCGTTACAAGTGAACCATCAGAGCTGCTTGCGGTGTAAGTCAAGCTGTCACTGTTCGTTAGAATGTCAACATCGTCGAACACATTCGAGAGATCAACTGTTGAATCCGCTGCGTCCTCATTGACAACAACATCCGCGAGCCCAGCCACAACGGTCGGTTCATCGTTCTCGGCCGCAACTTCAACTTCAAAGGTGTCCTCAACAAACAATCCAGCAGCATCCGTTGCACGCACCGTGATTGTCGCAGTTCCGTTTTGCTCGGGCTGATAATCGAGAATCAGATCCGTTCCAGAGACGGAGATCGCTGTGGTTACGAGCGAACCATCCGAACTGCTCGCCGTGTAGGTCAAACTGTCGTTGTTTGTCAGGATGTCAACATCTCCAAACACGCCCGAAAGATCGAGTGTTGTGGATGCGGCATCCTCTAGAACGCTGACGTCGGATAGTTGGTTCGCAACAGTCGGAGCGTCGTTCAACTCTGCAACCACAACCTCAAACGTGTCTTCAACAAACAATCCGGTAGAATCTGTTGCACGAACCGTGATGGTCGCCGTTCCGTTTTGCTCGGGCTGGTAGTCCAGCACCAAGTCGGTGCCTGCCCCAGAAATGGTTGCCGCTACCAGCGAACCATCGGAACTGCTCGTCGTGTAAGTCAGGCTGTCACCATTTGTAAGAATGTCAACATCGTCGAACACGGTCGACAGGTCGATTGTAGTATCGACTGCATCTTCATTGACACTGACGTCGCCGATCGGGTTCTCCACGGTCGGAGTGTCATTCTCCGGATTCACCGTGACACTGACGGTGGCCTCGTTGGAATCAAGGTTCGGTGAGCCGTTGTCACGAATCGTGTAGGTGAACTCGAAACTTCCGTTGAAATTCGCTGCCGGAGTAAAGTCGAAAGTCTTCCCTGATGGATTGATTGCTAGATTTCCAAACACGCCGGATGGATAACCGGGAACTAGCGAGAAGGAGACAATGGTCAGATCCTGAGCCGATTCGTTGGGCTGGCCCGCATCATCGGCTCCGTTCGGTGTCACGTTGCCAATCACGTCGAGAGAGAATGGCGAATCGTCTTCTTCCAGGACAAATGTGTCGTTGGTCGCAACCGGGGCGTCATTGACCGGACTAATCGTGATCGTAAAGGTCTCGGTCGCCGAAGTGTCATCACCACCGTCCGAGACGCCGCCGCTGTCCTTGACATTGACCTCAATGATCGCCGAACCGAACGCGTGTGCGGCAGGCTCAAATGTCAACGTTCCGTCTGGAGCGATCGCGGGCGATGTCGAGAACAGGGCTGCGTTGTCGTTGCTGAGGATCTCATAGGTGAAGGTTTGAGTCTCGTTGGCTGCGCCTGATGTCGGAGTCGCAAATCCAGGGACAGATTGAGCCGTCGAGTTTTCAAGAACGGAAACCACGGACGAGACCGTCAGCGTTGGCTCATCATTGACCGGCTTGACTTCGAATGTGTAGGAATCGACCGCGTTGTCGACGCCGGGAGTTCCGCCGGTGTCGGTCGCCGTGATCGTCAGCGTGGTGCTACCGAAAGCGTCGTCTGCCAATTCATAGGACAGCTCACCATTGGCATTGATGGTCGGCTGAACATCAAAGAGAGTAGGATCGCTCGCGACCACTGCAAAGCTAACCGTCTGACCGGACTCGTTTGTTGCACCAGCGGAGATACCGGCCAAGAATGGCACATCAACCGCATCTGCGGAATCCTCCAGCACAGCAGAGGCCGTGGGAACGGTAAATTCCGGTGCATCATTCACCGCAGTCACTGTGATCGACACGACCGCACTACTGGTTGAGTCCCCGTCAGAGACAAAGTAGGTGAATGAATCGGAGCCGACGAAGTCCTCTACCGGGACGTAGGTGAACGCTCCGTTGCTAGCGACACTGAATGACAAAGCGTGTGCTGGGGCAACGCTGCCGACAATGACAGGTGTGTCATCTGGATCGGTGTCACTCGGAGCATCCGTGATCACATTCCCGGTCAATGTCCCCTCTTCCGCAACGCTGTAAGCATTGGGGTTGGCGACCACAGGGTCATTCACGCCGGTGATGGTGATTTCAAGCTCCGCGGTCGAGCTTTCCCCGCCACCGTCATTCATGGTGTAAGGAATCGTCACGGTGACCGATTCACCGGTGTCGAGATGGTCAAACAATCCGGATGGATCGAATGTGACATCGCCATTGGCTGTGAAATTGAAGGCGGACCCGGGAATCGTTGTTGAATCAGACGCGGTCGCAGCACCTAGGCCAGACAGAACAAAATCTGCAACATCATCGTCAGGGTCGGCGTTGGGGGCATCGTCATCATTGGCGAGCACATTCTTCGTAACGGAGGTGTCTTCATCGGTCGTGGTCGAGTCGTCCGTGGCTGTTGGGCCATCATTCACTCCGGTAACCGTGACCTCCAAAGTGGAACTGGATGTCGCACCATCGTCATCCTGCATGGTGTATGGAATTGTCACGGTGACCGATTCACCCGTGTCTAAGTCCTCAAACAAACCTGCTGCGTTGAATGTGATAACGCCGGCTGAAGTACTGGTGATCGCCGCCCCCGGAATCACCCTTGCATCGGACGCCGTGGCAGAACCGACTGAAGCAAGCGAGAACTCTCCCGCACTGTATAAATCATCGAGATCTGTATCATTGGCAAGCACATCCTTCGAGACCGAAGAATCTTCGTCGACCGTTGCGGTGTCCGCCGCCGGCGTTGGGGAATCGTTGATCTCATCGACCTCAACCCCACGTGTTTGTGCAAGGCTAGCGACATCACCGTCACTCACCGAGAAGCTGATCGTTCGAGTGTTCTCGGTAGGCTTTTCGGAAGTGTTCTCAAATTTCACAGCCCGCAAGATGGCTTGGTACTGGGCAACCGACGCTGCACCTGTGATGGTCAACGTATCACCCGAGAAGCTACTGGTCACGCCCGCTGGCAACCCCGTCACGCTCAATACGTCGCCAGCCTCGAAATTGGTGGTGATTTGAACGGTCGCACTTTCCAGCTGCGCGTCATCAATGTCGGTGGCGACAATCGTATTGGTAATCTGAGTCGCGGCATCACCTTCAGCAAAGCTGAACGTCGACCCCTCGATGGCTGACAATACTGGCGCATCATTTACTGGAAGCACATCGACAAACACCGTCCCTGCAATGGTTGCAGGTGAACTGGCATCCTTCACCGTGTAGGTGAACTTAACGTTGCCATCAAAGTTGGCTGGCGGCAACGGGGTGTACTTCACCGTCTGATCAACGTTGATCCCCAATTGACCTTGGAAGGCACCCGTTCCTCCCACTGATGGTGTTAGCGAGTAGGTCACTCCGTCTAAGTCAGCACCACCGTTGAGCGAGATATTGACTCCACCAGCGGTGTCTTCATTCACGACCCAACCCGCGGATTGAATCACCGTTCCGGCGGTGGCCGATTCAATTGCCGCATCCATCGAAGCGAAGGCTTGGTAACCAACGATCAAGCCCGGAACAGGCGTGCCTGCAACCGGCGTGAAGGTAACGGTGTCACCGACCGAGAAGCCATCGCTACCTGGATCGTTTGTGACAGTGAATGCTCGATCAACCCCACCTGCTTGAGTCGATGCGGCGTACAACGTCGAATAGCTGGCCACGCTTAAAACGACGTCGTTTCCATCGCCACCGGCGTAGTCAATGGTCAACGGCACACTGGCACCACCGGGAAGAACCACCGTGAAATCGCCAGCAGAGTGGGAGGAAAATTCTGTGGTGATCACATCGGTGCCGTCATTGTCAATCAATGTCCATGAATCACCCGGGGACGGCACATAGCCAAAGTCGAGGCTGAGCGATCCGTCAAGCGAAACGGTGCCGGTTCCGGCACCGGCCGCAACAATGTCCACCTTGATTTGGTCATATTCCGCACCAGCGGCCGTGCCATCCAGTTCCAGCAACGTGGTCCCACCACTGGTTTGCGTGTAGCTGCCCACGGTGTTGATCGCGGGGCTGGCACCTGGGCTGTAGGTGTAGTCATCGACGTTCACGTCTTCACCGTAAGTCCCGCCCCGAACCTGCAGGGTCCCACTCGCGTTGAGCAGGGACTGTCCCTCTGCGATCCGTCCGCCACCCACTTGCTGGCCCGACGCATGAACGATCAGGCTATCAAAGTCCGTGCTCGTTCCTGTCGGTGCGGCATTCAGCATCGGGGTGTAATCGACATTGCCGCTCGTCGTCACCGAGGCGGGACTGGTCGTGCCAAAGTAGTTCCCGGATGCGTTGACCGTCATGCCGGAGCCAGTGTTGTTGTTGACCTGCACGCCTGTCTGGCCCGTGAAGTCACTACCGGAGACCGTGGCCGCAATAACGCCAGAGTAAGTGCCAACACCTCCATCGGCATTTCCGGAGAATACCGAGTCAGTAATGGCCAAAGTCACAGGGCCGGAGACAGCCACACCCCAGCGGGTGTTGTTCTGCGAGATGACGTTGTCAATCGTCAGACTCATTGGAGCCGCTAGTTGTGCAGCTCGAATTCCGTGCCGCGTCCCAGCATTCTCCACCGTCAAATCACTGATCGTCAGGCTGCTAACACCTGTCGTGGCAACATTGATGACATCGTCAGTGACGAGCGAGCCTTGCAGGATGACGTCACTCGCTGTCCCGGTTGCACCTTTGATCGTCACGTCCTTGGTGACCTGAACACCGGCGACCGCGGCGTACGTGCCCGCAGCAACGTTGACAGTGTCACCTGCGGTTGCTGCATCGACTGCACGCTGAACACTTGGTTCAGTCGTGCCAGCAGCGGCATAGTAACTGTCCGTTGTGATGTAGACGTTATTGGCCACGACGCGTACAAGACCGACTGAGTACGGCGTCGCGACTCCGAGTATTGCGACGTCAACCGCATGCAAAATCTTGTCTTCGACGGCGAATGCCTGGCTAATATCTCCGGCCGGATTCAACGCTCCACCGTTATTGAATGCAACGCCTGTCGCATCAACAGCGGAAGAAGATGAATTAACGATAAATGCGGCTAAAGGATTTGGTTGCACAAGTTGCACATCGCCCAAATCGACTGGTCCCGTGGTCACGTCGATAAACACGTTGCCTAACGGAGTTCCCAGACCGCCGTCCAGCGTAACCGAACTGGCGATCGAAAGCCCATCAGCGGCATCGTCTCTTACAGCTAGGTTCGACGAACCACCGGTTACTGTCAGATTTGCGAGTATTGTCCCCTCCAGCTTGCCAGCGTTGGCCGGAGTTACCGTGTCAGGCCTCGCGCGCAAGTAGACTGCGGGCGACAGAGACATCCCATTATTAACCGTGCCGCTGAGCGACACACCGGTCGATGTTCCGTTCACGGCACGAATCTCAAAGGACGACAGTCCGGCGTTGGTTGCCGAATTCTCGCCCGTGGTAACGATCGCGACGGTATCAAAACTGACATCGGTCAACAAACCTTGCAGATAAACGGACCTATCCGCACCACTCATTGTCAGTGAACCAGAACCGTCACCGAACGTCGAATTTGACAAGCTGCCATTTTGTCCAGGAAGACTGTACATATACACGTCGTAAAGGTTGCCAGAAAATGACGACGCGCTGTCGACTGCCAAGTCGTTGACAGTAGCGGTTGCTCCGACCTGAAGGCCGATTGCATTTCCAGTGATATCCACATTGACGAGTGTAACCCCATCGATTGCCCCTTCGAGTAACAACGCAGTGTCGCCGGCACTTGAACTGCCAGCGAGAGTCACGTTTGCTAGCGTCGTACCATCGGCCCCATTAACCACCACGCCATCAACACCAGTCGCTCCCTCCACAGTCAGATCTTGAAGCGAGACGTTGTCGGCGGTGACGCTGACCGTTTGACCTGTGGTCCCTTGAATAATCGTGAGTCCCTCGCCCGCACCTACGATTGCCACTTGCTTATTGAGTACCAAATCTTCAACATAGGTTCCGGCAGCAACGCTGATGGTGTCACCGTCAAAAGCGGCATCGACAGCAGCCTGAATGGTAGTCACGACCGAAGATATATTTCCGGTAACAACGCCCGAGGGCAAATCGGCGCTGCCGAGTGTCGTAGGCGAGGTGAACGAATTGCCGCTGACGTCTGAACCGGCTCCGTAGTTATTTGGCGTGTTTCCGAATGCGTCGACATCGAGACCGTTGCCGCTGAAGTCATTGCCTGTCAGCGTCAAGACTTGGGATCCAGCATAGTTGCCATCCGCTCCGACGCCCGCGTGGAAATTGTCCCTAATGGTGTTTCCAGTGATGGTTGCGTCATTATTTGCCCCCTGCACATAGACACCCATATTCCAGTCTTCGACGACACTATTTGAGACAGTCAGCCCATCGGACACACCCGAGGTGATAACCGCTTCAACGCCAATCCCTGCTGCTGCGCCGGTTCCATCTCCGGTTAAAATGGAGTTGGTGACTGTGACATTCGCCGCCTGAACGTAAACGCCAGCCTTGCTCCCTGATACCGCACCGCCGTTCAGTACCTCAACACCATCGAGTTCCACGTCTGCTGCGTCGATTTTGATATACCCGTCGATGGTTGATTCGGCACCACGTGTACCGTCTCCTGCGACTCCTGAGTTTGCTCCGACGATCGTCAACCCTGTCTTTGTGCTGTTGATCGTCAAATCCTCGGAATACGTGCCCGGAGCGAGATGAATCGTGTCGCCAGCAGAAGCTGCATTGATCGCATCTTGAATCGTGCCAAACGCACCTTCGTCGCTGACAACAGATCCGAAAGTTAAGCCAGTTTCATTGTCCCCACCGGTACCGACATTGCCGTCGGGGCCGCCCCAAGTGACAATATCCCCGTCTTCAATTGTTCCCAAAGTTCCAGCAACGACGTTCGTCGTTTCTTGGAAATCCGCTGGTGCGTCCACATACAAATCCCCCGCGAGCAACTGGCGTTGCTCCAGCGTCTCGGGGCTGAGCCGGTTCCGCGTGGTTCGCACTCGCTTGCTGCTGCCGCGTTTCTTCTTGTTTTTGTCGTTCTTCGCGAAGTTCAATCCAAACGGCAGCATCGCGGTGAAAGGAACCGTGGCGCGTTTTTCGATCGAGACCACGAACGGTGGGTTGGTGATGAAGTTCCAGAGGGCAACGAGCCCCAGGCCGATCTTGGAGATCCAACTGCCGCGGAAAGCGTTGCGGTAGCGTTCCACACGAGCTTTCTGGCGCTCGATGAACATTGACTTGCGCTGGTTCGCTTGGTGCTCCCAACGATTGAAACGCTCCCGCATTTTTTGCATGCGTGTTGCTGGGGTGTTTTGGGTGTTGCCGGCGAAGTTGTGATGACTGGGGCGAATCGACATGGATATTCTCTAGAAATGAAAGTCAGATGTATTCGGGGATAGTGCCTGAAGCGTTGGGCAAACGGCAGGCTTTGATCAGCGGTCGACGAGAATTCAAAACTCGTCAGTGGCCACGGGGCGAAAGGTGGCGAACAGGGCCCCTCACGGGGGATTTACCGTCAGGTCACGCTCACTCGCGTTCCATCGCGAGGCGGATGCGGCGGGCGAAACACTTGCCAGCGAGACTGGCAGATTCGCCCCTGCGAGAGCATTGAAAAAGGAGGCAGCGACGGATCGAAATCGCATGTTCCCGCCCCGTAGGTCGCCTCACGACGTCCCTCCAGAAAAGCGGTTTTATCGATGCACTCAACCATTGCGTCTTCTCACTCGAGGAAGATAGCGACCGCCCAAAAAGCGGCTTCAAATGACTCAGCCCGACCGGAACACCCCCCATGCTTGCCAGCACCAAGACCGATCCAAAACCCCTTGATGGGGGGAACCGTTCGAGCATAGCGAAAGATCCTAACTGGGGGTTCTAGGGGAAACAAGCATCCGATCCAGCAAATCCGGAAGAACTGTCGGCACGCTCGAAAAAGTTCCCCCTGTACGGTTCACACCCACTGCACAAAACACGAGAAAAATCAAATTGACCCTCTGTTTTGCAGTCTTTTTGAACATGCCCCCCTTTAAGAAAAAAAATTTTCGTGAGTACATTTCGGTCGATTGTGCGTACGGGACGATGAAATGATCAGCCACCACCACTAACGAACCCCCTTTCGGGCGGTGATCACACGCACCCCGCACGTAAATCGCCGCCCATTTGGCGGAACCTTCCGATCGCACCCATCCGTTGAGCGGACACGAACTTCGCGTTTCCAAATGGGCCCCCTCTGTCACTGTGCCCACGGAACCGCTAATCAAGCGAAACTCAGCGCCCCACCTGAACGGTCATGCACCTCACTGTTCAGCGTTGACGAAAGGGCGGAAATGCCCTTGGTGATGGACCGAGATCAACGCTCTCGCAGTTCACTCAACTTGGCGCCGGCTGATCCTCACTTCGCCCCTCACACACGAGGAGGTCGTGCGGCTTTGCTTCCCCCTCCCGATGGGAACTTGTTGATGAACTGCCTGGCGATACGAGCAATGAAACCGCACGGCCTCCGAGAGCGTGGGGCCCGGCACGTGACCGCCAACGGACGATGACTGACGCGCGAAATGGGGGCCGAGAGATCGGCTAAGATGGGGCGGAAGCGTTCTCGCGCTCGCGATCCGAACCGCGGTCGCAGGACGCTTTCCCCACCCCACTTCCCACCCTTGGAGCAGAGCTGATGAATCGTGACGTGAATGCTGTTGACCGACCTGGACTTTCCAATATGAATTCCGAATTCTTGGCGAATCCGGCTACGGGATCGTCTTCCGAATTCTCGGCACCGGACGGCTTGCGCCGTTCCGCTAACGATGGGGACGCGTTGGCACGGCGGGGCTTTTTGAAGTCGGCGGCTTTGGCTGGCGGGGTTGCTGCGGGGGTGACGCTGAATGCGCCTGCGGTGCACGGGCAGGAGACTCCGGATGTGATTCAGGTGGCTTTGGTGGGGGCGGGTGGTCGTGGAACGGGGGCTGCCAATGATGCACTGCATGTGGACAACGCAAAATTGAAAGTGGTCGCTGTCGCGGATGTCTTTCCAGAGAATGTGGCTCGCAGTGTCAAAGCTCTCTCGAATGAACACATCGATGCACCGGAGAAAGTGGACGTGCCGGAGGAACGCCAGTTCGTTGGCTTCGATGCTTACAAGCACGCGATGGACGCGCTCGATCCGGGTGACATTGTGATCCTGGCAACGCCGCTGGCGTTTCGCTGGGTTCACTTCCAGTACGCGATCGACAAAGGGTTGAACGTGTTCATGGAAAAACCGCTGACGGCTGACGGGCCTTCGTCCAAACGGATGCTGGAACTTTCCGCTCAAGCCGACGCGAAGAACTTGAAGTGCGGCGTGGGTTTGATGGTCCGTCACTGCCGCGGACGACAAGAGCTGTTCGAACGCATTCAAGACGGCCAGATCGGCGACATCATCATGATGCGTGCGTACCGAATGCACGGTCCGATCGCGTCAGCGTTCACCAAACGTCGCTCGGATGACATGCCTGAAACGCTGTGGCAGATCAAGAACTTCCACAGCTTCCTGTGGGCCAGCGGTGGTTGCTTCAGCGATTTCTACATCCACCAAATCGACGAGACATCGTGGATGAAGAACGCTTGGCCGATCAAGGCTCAGGCTCTCGGCGGACGTCACTACCGCGGCGATTGGATCGACCAAAACTTTGACACCTACGCGGTGGAGTACACCTATCCCGACGGCAGCAAGCTGTTCCTCGACGGCCGCTGCATGCCAGGGTGTCGCAATGACATGTCCAGCACCGTGCACGGCAGCAAGGGATCCGCGATCGT includes these proteins:
- a CDS encoding tandem-95 repeat protein, whose translation is MSIRPSHHNFAGNTQNTPATRMQKMRERFNRWEHQANQRKSMFIERQKARVERYRNAFRGSWISKIGLGLVALWNFITNPPFVVSIEKRATVPFTAMLPFGLNFAKNDKNKKKRGSSKRVRTTRNRLSPETLEQRQLLAGDLYVDAPADFQETTNVVAGTLGTIEDGDIVTWGGPDGNVGTGGDNETGLTFGSVVSDEGAFGTIQDAINAASAGDTIHLAPGTYSEDLTINSTKTGLTIVGANSGVAGDGTRGAESTIDGYIKIDAADVELDGVEVLNGGAVSGSKAGVYVQAANVTVTNSILTGDGTGAAAGIGVEAVITSGVSDGLTVSNSVVEDWNMGVYVQGANNDATITGNTIRDNFHAGVGADGNYAGSQVLTLTGNDFSGNGLDVDAFGNTPNNYGAGSDVSGNSFTSPTTLGSADLPSGVVTGNISSVVTTIQAAVDAAFDGDTISVAAGTYVEDLVLNKQVAIVGAGEGLTIIQGTTGQTVSVTADNVSLQDLTVEGATGVDGVVVNGADGTTLANVTLAGSSSAGDTALLLEGAIDGVTLVNVDITGNAIGLQVGATATVNDLAVDSASSFSGNLYDVYMYSLPGQNGSLSNSTFGDGSGSLTMSGADRSVYLQGLLTDVSFDTVAIVTTGENSATNAGLSSFEIRAVNGTSTGVSLSGTVNNGMSLSPAVYLRARPDTVTPANAGKLEGTILANLTVTGGSSNLAVRDDAADGLSIASSVTLDGGLGTPLGNVFIDVTTGPVDLGDVQLVQPNPLAAFIVNSSSSAVDATGVAFNNGGALNPAGDISQAFAVEDKILHAVDVAILGVATPYSVGLVRVVANNVYITTDSYYAAAGTTEPSVQRAVDAATAGDTVNVAAGTYAAVAGVQVTKDVTIKGATGTASDVILQGSLVTDDVINVATTGVSSLTISDLTVENAGTRHGIRAAQLAAPMSLTIDNVISQNNTRWGVAVSGPVTLAITDSVFSGNADGGVGTYSGVIAATVSGSDFTGQTGVQVNNNTGSGMTVNASGNYFGTTSPASVTTSGNVDYTPMLNAAPTGTSTDFDSLIVHASGQQVGGGRIAEGQSLLNASGTLQVRGGTYGEDVNVDDYTYSPGASPAINTVGSYTQTSGGTTLLELDGTAAGAEYDQIKVDIVAAGAGTGTVSLDGSLSLDFGYVPSPGDSWTLIDNDGTDVITTEFSSHSAGDFTVVLPGGASVPLTIDYAGGDGNDVVLSVASYSTLYAASTQAGGVDRAFTVTNDPGSDGFSVGDTVTFTPVAGTPVPGLIVGYQAFASMDAAIESATAGTVIQSAGWVVNEDTAGGVNISLNGGADLDGVTYSLTPSVGGTGAFQGQLGINVDQTVKYTPLPPANFDGNVKFTYTVKDASSPATIAGTVFVDVLPVNDAPVLSAIEGSTFSFAEGDAATQITNTIVATDIDDAQLESATVQITTNFEAGDVLSVTGLPAGVTSSFSGDTLTITGAASVAQYQAILRAVKFENTSEKPTENTRTISFSVSDGDVASLAQTRGVEVDEINDSPTPAADTATVDEDSSVSKDVLANDTDLDDLYSAGEFSLASVGSATASDARVIPGAAITSTSAGVITFNAAGLFEDLDTGESVTVTIPYTMQDDDGATSSSTLEVTVTGVNDGPTATDDSTTTDEDTSVTKNVLANDDDAPNADPDDDVADFVLSGLGAATASDSTTIPGSAFNFTANGDVTFDPSGLFDHLDTGESVTVTIPYTMNDGGGESSTAELEITITGVNDPVVANPNAYSVAEEGTLTGNVITDAPSDTDPDDTPVIVGSVAPAHALSFSVASNGAFTYVPVEDFVGSDSFTYFVSDGDSTSSAVVSITVTAVNDAPEFTVPTASAVLEDSADAVDVPFLAGISAGATNESGQTVSFAVVASDPTLFDVQPTINANGELSYELADDAFGSTTLTITATDTGGTPGVDNAVDSYTFEVKPVNDEPTLTVSSVVSVLENSTAQSVPGFATPTSGAANETQTFTYEILSNDNAALFSTSPAIAPDGTLTFEPAAHAFGSAIIEVNVKDSGGVSDGGDDTSATETFTITISPVNDAPVATNDTFVLEEDDSPFSLDVIGNVTPNGADDAGQPNESAQDLTIVSFSLVPGYPSGVFGNLAINPSGKTFDFTPAANFNGSFEFTYTIRDNGSPNLDSNEATVSVTVNPENDTPTVENPIGDVSVNEDAVDTTIDLSTVFDDVDILTNGDSLTYTTSSSDGSLVAATISGAGTDLVLDYQPEQNGTATITVRATDSTGLFVEDTFEVVVAELNDAPTVANQLSDVSVLEDAASTTLDLSGVFGDVDILTNNDSLTYTASSSDGSLVTTAISVSGTDLILDYQPEQNGTATITVRATDAAGLFVEDTFEVEVAAENDEPTVVAGLADVVVNEDAADSTVDLSNVFDDVDILTNSDSLTYTASSSDGSLVTAAISVSGTDLILDYQPDQNGTATITVRATDTAGDFVEDSFLVTVNPVNDTPTASDIAFAVGEGQTFVFDLAPFVDDVETPDSGLIYTLVSGPSTGTLTAPSGSSVWTFVAPPSPSITTGIVVEYEVSDGAATSAVHTITIDIVDINDPPVVTDDTGVAGENETKSFDVLANDTDPDAPSDVPANFILDSLGTVTVSGVPSLGGASFNIVGNQIAFNPGTAFDSLDAGDTATVTVPYTMTDDEGLSDSGELVITVNGTNDTPTAVADTKTIDENEDTTVAVLANDTDADDSDSAINFTLVSPLGVATSTGGFDLSDSTISIDGDSIKFEPGTEFDSLDPGDSVEVTIPYTMEDTAGAQSSSTLVITINGADDGPIANDDDSSYTTDENDALTVDVLANDEVVDDDDLTSSLTVSDPTVVSVSGPSGVTLGNGTVNVVGNEVVFTPGTSFDTLDAGESATVEIEYTANLGALQDTATLTVTVNGVNDAPVGVAETYATSEETTLVVPAATGVLQNDTDVDDKYGSKNDLSVNLPLVTQPTKGSIIMAANGAFNYTPFANQNGQDSFVYRVKDNSGALSAPVTVLINIAATNDAPVAVADSGTTDQDTQLTVDVVANDTDVDSPTLTLQSASITATAGLSGSPAVAGTVSVSGNEVTFDPGTAFAELDAGDSATVTVSYTVSDGFSPTPGTATGTLTITVTGLADDPTAMNDTGASLTEDAPSVLVDVLANDTDVDGDDSPTNFVLDSVAIDSVSTPTGVSITNSGSASIDSNQLKFTPSSDYQQLALGEAATVVVNYTMKDAAGNTSSAQATIEVTGVNDAPTTSAGGARTTLEDTAIVGDVGITATDTDSNDTLEYVVVSAPANALSFTLNPATGSFDYTPAANFNGTDGFVYKVNDGTADSVPQAVVLNVTAVNDPPVFTPATLNDVTVLQNVGAYEAAAFLTVEPGPANESGQSITTFTVVADDPSLFTAGPAIDSSGKLTFTPDGSMSGTTTVTVTAVDNAGGADTSDIEFDITVDEFDFPTLAADVTLGDSDEDEAVTITAAQLLANSSDPDDALSVTSVSLISGAGSLSGTGPWTFTPDDDESGPVEIEFSVQGGTLEGPVTASFNVLPVNDPPEITVPLTGVAVDEASSVGLETLVSVDDIDINDGVSPGTLTVVVTLPAGGVEFEQLAGPSGGTIVLSGSNKIATFSGEMGDVQANLALVQININDVDPGAALTETLTVTVTASDAGATGNVGVAGNSSTASFDLEGTDAGPTITLAGAATHDESSTVAYTLTLSGLTDPAGLVADPITGGTVYFGDFPAASEYELTAAEIVALNGSGSITVDHLYEDDAWVTNPIRVALESQGNAAVFQSAGTMPITVNNVAPTASVSANGPFNEGDTGGQVNLTNIFDPSGPDAANLRYSYDFNNDGLFEIEDSTSSTVSIPDSFLADNLPAFLAINKEIKVVVKDDELGQNSYTIPYVVNNVDPTIVQPIDGLVQAGDLFSRNVTFNDPGADTWDAVVDFGDGSPAVNYTGVSKTFAISHTFATVGAKTVSVTVTDDDGASDVKTFTVNVTAVPASVAGRHVFYNRSVFDGTPIGSASDGANDDAAIATDKVALLPGASATAANYTNYLRGINGVMVDIANLPATSLTASDFEFRVGNTADPTSWTLLDAGQQPTIEVRAGEGSGGSDRIELIWADEAIKNQWLQVTVKANASTGLLAPDVHYWGNQVGETENVPGNTVVDNGDLNSVFLEKGPAAVGVENNFDINRDGVIDNGDLFGVFFNKTGSLPGDSLLLFTPPTPMVPVMMPSSSASVVDSVFAEVDDDDLLVDGMLF
- a CDS encoding Gfo/Idh/MocA family protein, which codes for MNRDVNAVDRPGLSNMNSEFLANPATGSSSEFSAPDGLRRSANDGDALARRGFLKSAALAGGVAAGVTLNAPAVHGQETPDVIQVALVGAGGRGTGAANDALHVDNAKLKVVAVADVFPENVARSVKALSNEHIDAPEKVDVPEERQFVGFDAYKHAMDALDPGDIVILATPLAFRWVHFQYAIDKGLNVFMEKPLTADGPSSKRMLELSAQADAKNLKCGVGLMVRHCRGRQELFERIQDGQIGDIIMMRAYRMHGPIASAFTKRRSDDMPETLWQIKNFHSFLWASGGCFSDFYIHQIDETSWMKNAWPIKAQALGGRHYRGDWIDQNFDTYAVEYTYPDGSKLFLDGRCMPGCRNDMSSTVHGSKGSAIVSTSGHTPGKVRTFSGQNQSRREVTWAYPQPEKNPYRLEWTDLVDAIVHDKPYNEVPRGVQASLVTSMGRMAAHTGQEITLEQMTNCPHEFAPGVAELTVDGPAPVIANADGSYPVPQPGILKDVEYKLFDV